One region of Rhodothermaceae bacterium genomic DNA includes:
- a CDS encoding dihydrodipicolinate synthase family protein, with protein sequence MSQVTGISVLTASLTPFDQDLRIDHDRLGAHVQWLLERGAMGVVLMGTTGEANSLSTSERKRALDTVLDAGVDPDHLIVGTGCCALTDTADLTKHALDAGVQRMLVLPPFYYKNVSEDGLFASYDHLLQSMGSTWIRVYLYHFPGIVGRPSDKATGRYV encoded by the coding sequence ATGTCTCAAGTCACAGGAATTTCAGTGTTGACGGCCAGCCTTACTCCATTCGATCAAGACTTGAGGATAGACCATGATCGTCTAGGTGCCCATGTGCAATGGCTTTTGGAACGCGGTGCCATGGGCGTTGTCCTGATGGGGACGACAGGGGAGGCGAATAGTCTGAGTACGTCGGAGAGAAAACGAGCCCTTGATACGGTCCTGGATGCTGGCGTTGATCCTGATCATCTGATCGTTGGCACAGGTTGTTGCGCTCTGACAGATACAGCAGATTTAACAAAGCATGCACTGGACGCCGGTGTGCAACGCATGCTGGTCCTCCCCCCGTTCTACTACAAAAATGTGAGCGAGGACGGTCTGTTTGCTTCGTATGATCACCTGCTTCAATCGATGGGGAGCACTTGGATTAGAGTGTATTTATATCACTTCCCTGGTATAGTAGGACGGCCGTCAGATAAGGCTACGGGGCGCTATGTAT
- the galK gene encoding galactokinase, with protein sequence MNESDLQTTAVIAFDMFNSKERVREAFRRWRGGADPLFVACAPGRVNLVGEHTDYNGGLALPMTLDRAVYVAVGHSSTGFHELRSLNYQESLSYCPGEWPEVPHAHWATYVAGMIKELPPPEPVKLLILGDIPLGAGLSSSAALEMATGLALEKLRDTPMDPLDLARIGQVVEHKYAKVQCGIMDQIVSRVGRTDHALFLDCGKLEWEHIPIQNRDAQFIVIDSRVKRKLAHSKYNERRAECHKALQQIKAADLEITSLRQIQLHHINRLEESVLRRRLRHVFHENERVRNACDALVRSDWSLLGSILSASHQSLKSDYEVSCEELDFLVAHAESLAGVFGARMMGGGFGGCSINLARSQDAQSVAKAVSTAYEEKYQLKARVHVLGTGIEAHVEWL encoded by the coding sequence TTGAATGAATCGGATCTCCAGACAACGGCAGTGATTGCATTCGATATGTTCAATTCCAAAGAGCGTGTAAGAGAGGCATTTAGGAGATGGCGTGGAGGTGCAGATCCATTGTTTGTAGCGTGTGCGCCCGGTCGGGTCAATCTTGTCGGGGAGCATACGGACTATAATGGTGGATTAGCACTGCCGATGACGCTGGATCGGGCAGTTTATGTTGCTGTGGGTCATAGCTCAACTGGATTCCACGAACTTCGATCACTGAATTATCAGGAGAGTCTATCCTATTGTCCGGGGGAATGGCCTGAGGTGCCGCACGCGCACTGGGCAACGTACGTTGCAGGGATGATTAAAGAACTTCCCCCACCGGAACCTGTCAAGCTGCTGATTTTGGGGGACATCCCCTTGGGGGCAGGCCTTAGCTCTTCGGCCGCACTGGAAATGGCAACCGGACTCGCATTGGAAAAGCTCCGCGATACCCCCATGGATCCGCTTGATCTCGCTCGGATCGGTCAGGTCGTAGAACACAAGTACGCGAAAGTGCAGTGCGGGATCATGGATCAGATTGTATCCCGCGTTGGCCGTACCGATCATGCACTTTTTTTGGATTGTGGGAAACTGGAGTGGGAGCATATTCCAATTCAGAATCGGGATGCACAATTCATTGTGATTGACAGTCGGGTAAAGAGAAAGCTTGCCCACTCAAAGTACAATGAGCGGCGTGCGGAATGTCACAAGGCCCTGCAGCAAATTAAAGCAGCCGACCTGGAGATCACCTCACTGCGCCAGATACAACTTCATCATATCAATCGTCTGGAAGAATCTGTATTGCGGCGGCGCCTCCGGCATGTTTTTCATGAGAATGAGCGGGTGAGGAACGCATGCGATGCTTTAGTCCGCTCAGATTGGAGCTTGCTGGGAAGTATACTTTCTGCATCACATCAAAGCCTGAAAAGCGACTATGAGGTGAGTTGCGAAGAACTTGATTTTTTGGTCGCGCACGCGGAATCGCTTGCTGGAGTCTTCGGGGCGAGGATGATGGGAGGTGGCTTTGGCGGCTGTTCAATCAATCTGGCTCGGTCCCAGGACGCACAATCGGTTGCTAAAGCTGTTTCAACGGCCTATGAGGAAAAATACCAGCTTAAGGCCAGAGTTCATGTACTCGGTACGGGAATTGAGGCACATGTAGAATGGCTCTGA
- a CDS encoding aminomethyl transferase family protein: MLPTAFYSRQLDLCESMDWTRWSGYYAPQSYQLHHENEYHSIRTAAGLIDISPLFKITITGPDSLTLLNRIVVRDLSKLKENRVAYVVWCDPDGFILGDGVVMRQDTDTYFFMCHDPTFGWIQKHATHLNVSIRDETELLAGLSLQGPHSAKILSHAGVKDLCSLKYFGAIHTNINGTPTWISRSGFTGDLGYELWFPNNQALNVWDTLMESGSEFALRAAGLKALDVCRIEAGLLQHGVDFQNASQVLVRAQKSTPYDLGLGWMVHLDRDPFVGQAELRNLQNSRYTMVGLDIDWIQTRDLYESRGLPPALPVEAWSTSVPLYRDHARQHQVGYATSGTWSPILKKYIALATIETSYASDSVRIELAVEHARHCVDAHLVEPRFYDPPHKRAPVG, encoded by the coding sequence ATGCTTCCGACTGCATTTTATTCACGCCAATTAGACCTTTGTGAGAGCATGGATTGGACACGCTGGAGCGGATATTATGCTCCCCAATCCTATCAACTGCACCACGAAAATGAGTATCACAGCATCCGCACCGCAGCAGGTTTGATTGACATCTCTCCACTTTTCAAGATTACAATTACGGGCCCGGATAGTTTGACACTCTTGAATCGGATTGTCGTGCGCGATCTTTCTAAACTCAAGGAAAACCGTGTTGCCTACGTAGTGTGGTGTGATCCGGATGGGTTTATTCTTGGGGATGGCGTCGTCATGAGACAGGACACAGACACCTACTTCTTCATGTGCCATGATCCCACTTTCGGTTGGATTCAAAAACACGCCACCCACCTCAATGTGTCTATTAGAGACGAGACGGAGTTACTTGCCGGCTTATCTTTACAGGGGCCCCATTCTGCCAAAATACTCTCCCATGCAGGTGTAAAGGACCTCTGCAGCCTCAAATACTTTGGAGCCATCCATACGAATATCAACGGTACACCAACCTGGATATCACGAAGTGGCTTCACAGGAGATTTAGGCTACGAATTGTGGTTTCCAAACAATCAGGCATTGAACGTTTGGGACACACTCATGGAATCAGGATCTGAGTTTGCTTTACGCGCCGCAGGCCTCAAAGCCCTGGATGTATGCCGGATTGAAGCGGGGCTGTTACAACATGGAGTTGATTTTCAGAATGCATCGCAAGTACTGGTTCGTGCACAGAAATCCACGCCCTATGATTTGGGGCTCGGTTGGATGGTACACTTGGATCGTGACCCTTTTGTTGGACAGGCTGAACTTCGAAACCTCCAGAACTCCCGGTATACGATGGTCGGACTGGACATTGACTGGATTCAGACGCGAGATCTATATGAATCAAGAGGGCTGCCCCCTGCTCTCCCCGTTGAGGCATGGTCCACGTCGGTTCCACTTTATCGGGACCATGCACGCCAGCATCAGGTTGGCTATGCAACCAGTGGAACATGGTCTCCGATACTTAAGAAGTATATTGCACTGGCTACCATTGAGACATCCTACGCATCCGATTCTGTGCGAATTGAACTTGCCGTAGAGCATGCACGCCACTGTGTGGACGCGCATCTCGTAGAACCACGATTTTATGATCCCCCCCACAAGCGAGCACCCGTGGGATGA
- a CDS encoding NAD(P)/FAD-dependent oxidoreductase codes for MSASWDAVIIGGGHNGLVCAAYLARAGRKVLVLERRDVLGGAAVSEEVFPGFTFSVASYVISLFRPRIIRELELAKYGYQVIPMDCAFQPLHDHHGLARWGDAVRTYSEISRYSRRDAENYHEFKRTLTRFGRIAAQIINRPAPTGFRPQDLHTLTGLLQSVRGLEQHELQQLVRLLTLSAADFLDEWFESEILKAPLSASGIIGTFQGVRSPGTAYVLLHHYMGEIDGAFRSWGFARGGTGSVSLACAKAAQAHGAVIRTNAEVTSVRVRNNRATGIILADGEEISARRIVSNLDPRRTLTGLMDPAHLPEDAADALARFKYRGSSGKVNLALNGLPDFTCRPGVGDHLRGDIAIAPSVDYLERAFDEAKYSAFSSRPFINAVIPSLTDPSVAPPGKHVMSCFVQYAPYALAGGPEAWNSQREAFGQVVLDTLEEFAPGLRDRVEHMQILTPLDLERDFGLTEGNIFHGELSLNQLLFQRPAWGLAGYRTPIRNLWMCGSGTHPGGGVMGASGELAAKELLRERR; via the coding sequence ATGAGTGCCTCCTGGGATGCCGTGATCATAGGGGGAGGTCATAACGGACTGGTCTGTGCGGCCTACCTAGCACGTGCGGGGCGTAAAGTATTGGTCCTTGAACGCCGCGATGTCTTAGGGGGTGCGGCCGTATCTGAAGAAGTCTTTCCCGGGTTCACGTTCTCTGTAGCCTCCTATGTGATCAGTCTGTTCCGCCCGCGTATTATTCGTGAACTGGAGCTGGCGAAATACGGCTATCAGGTGATTCCCATGGATTGTGCATTCCAACCTTTGCACGATCATCACGGACTTGCACGCTGGGGTGATGCAGTCCGAACATATTCAGAGATCAGTCGCTACAGCCGGCGCGATGCCGAAAACTACCATGAATTCAAACGCACTCTAACTCGATTCGGCCGCATCGCCGCCCAGATTATCAATCGCCCGGCTCCTACGGGATTTAGACCTCAGGACCTTCACACACTTACAGGACTGCTGCAATCGGTTCGAGGTCTTGAGCAGCATGAGTTGCAACAACTCGTGCGGTTACTTACACTGAGCGCTGCAGATTTTCTTGATGAATGGTTTGAATCAGAGATCCTAAAGGCTCCCCTCTCTGCGAGCGGAATCATCGGCACCTTCCAGGGAGTACGCTCCCCAGGCACTGCCTATGTCCTTCTACATCACTATATGGGGGAAATTGATGGCGCCTTCCGATCATGGGGCTTTGCCCGAGGAGGAACCGGGAGTGTGAGCCTGGCCTGCGCCAAAGCAGCCCAGGCTCACGGTGCAGTTATTCGCACGAATGCTGAAGTGACCAGTGTGCGTGTCCGAAATAATCGTGCAACTGGCATTATTCTGGCCGATGGCGAAGAAATCAGTGCCCGCAGAATTGTGTCGAACCTTGACCCGAGGCGGACACTGACAGGATTGATGGATCCTGCACATCTGCCGGAGGATGCGGCAGATGCACTTGCCCGTTTCAAGTATCGGGGAAGTAGTGGTAAAGTGAATCTGGCTTTGAATGGCCTCCCGGACTTTACCTGCCGGCCAGGTGTGGGGGATCATCTAAGAGGTGACATTGCGATTGCACCGAGCGTTGATTATCTGGAGCGTGCGTTTGACGAAGCCAAGTATAGCGCGTTTTCATCCCGTCCCTTCATTAACGCGGTGATTCCATCACTTACGGACCCCTCCGTCGCTCCACCAGGCAAGCATGTGATGTCGTGTTTTGTCCAGTACGCCCCCTATGCGTTGGCGGGGGGACCGGAAGCCTGGAACTCACAACGCGAGGCATTCGGACAGGTGGTGCTGGATACGCTCGAGGAATTTGCTCCGGGGCTGCGCGACCGTGTAGAACACATGCAAATCCTGACTCCCCTTGACCTGGAACGTGACTTTGGATTAACCGAAGGTAACATCTTTCATGGAGAACTCAGCCTGAACCAGCTTCTATTCCAACGCCCTGCCTGGGGGTTAGCTGGATACCGAACCCCGATACGGAATCTGTGGATGTGTGGGTCAGGTACACATCCTGGTGGTGGTGTAATGGGAGCCAGTGGCGAACTGGCGGCAAAGGAGCTTTTACGGGAACGGCGCTGA